Part of the Vulpes vulpes isolate BD-2025 chromosome 6, VulVul3, whole genome shotgun sequence genome, agaagcaggctccctatggggagcctgatatgggactgaaccccaggactccatgatcatgccctgagccaaaggcagatgctcaaccactgagccacccagaggtcccctAACTGTAACATTTTGGGGGGAGAGAGGCAAACTAAAGCTCCTCCCTGAGGCATATCTGCCAAGCAGCCCACTGTGCTGTTGCATTGTATGGCATTTCTCCCAAATACTGCTTTGAGCAGGTACAAGGCAAGGTGGAGTCCACATGTCACGGGCTCACTTGTCACAGTCTCTGATGTAGAGAGAAAGTTGGTCTCTTAAGACTGCCAAAATTCTGCAGTCTTGGTACCCACGCTTCAAGCCTACCGTAAGGAATTCCAGTAGAGTATCAAAAGGGTTGAGAGTCACTGGATTgattgtgatgagaactcttatcTGGCTGAAGTCACTAATATACCACCTGCAAcctcaggatttctttctttctttctgtttgtttttttttttttttaagattttatttatttatttgatacccagagaaagagcacaagcagggggtgggagtaggaagagtagagggagaagcagactccccaacaaGGAGAGAATCCACTGTGGGGctagaccccaggaccctgggatcatgacctgagctgaaggcagacacttaaccaactgagccacccaggttccccaaccCCAGGATTTCTTGCAAGCCTCTCTAGTCGTCAAAAAGTTGAATGAATATAGACAGCTTATGACTTAGCTGgaggaaaagaacatttattgGGAGTTTATCTTATGCTAGGCATTATTCTATATGTTTTAGGGACATaaacttatttaatctttttttgtaaaccatatgaaataggtactattaGTATCTTTctcttaaagatgaggaaattgacacagagaggctaagtaagtAATGTGCCTAAAGTCACATTCCTGGTAAGTAGCAGTGTCAGGATTGGAACTCTGGCTTTCTTCTTTATTTCGTACTtcctttcagaaaacagaaatagcatGAAAATGTGGTTATATACTGTTAAGTTTGAAaagctgaggctggggctggcTGGTTCTAGTctatagagcatgtgactcttgatggcagggccatgagtttgagccccacactacTGAGTAtagaaattatctaaaaataagtaatcaataaatgaacttttaaagtaattctccaaagaagaaaaaaagaaaaaactgcagcTGGAGCTTCCAGAGGAAGGGTACAGAGAAACCTAGATTTGAGGTGTGGGCTCTAGTTCTGCTGCTTTTTCTAACTAGCCACGTGACCTCCATGGGCatcagtttcctcgtctgtgaAATAGGCTGGACTAGATGATTCCTAAGGAACTGCCCTAATCTAAAATCCTGTGCTTCAAATGATATATCAGGATGTCCAGTGTGTGGCAAGAGGAATCAGTAATGGTTCCTCTCATTTCCCCCACAGAATGCCCCTGCCTGACTATACTAATATTCACAGACCCTTCCTGTAGCTGGTGGTATCCATCCTGTAATGCCCTTCATTCAGGCAGagttcaagaaaatagaaatatcatatacaacggaaaaagaataataaactcaTTCAGCATCTAATCTGTCCTAGGCACCTTTTGAGGTCCCTTACATATCTAGATGCTCAAAGGCCAATTATTTATCAGGCCGAAGCCATTCTGCTTATAAATATGATAGTGTGATACAGAACCAGAGGGTCACCCTCACCCTTCAACCCAATGCTTTCAACTTCTACCCTGAAATCTTAAGTTTTCTTGGAAATAAAGGAGATAGCAGGATGGGTTATCATTTTACTGCATGCCATTGGAGGTGAGGacatattttatacacattttataatctgaaaaacaAGGCTAGAGGCAATCTGGCAAAGCAATCACaataggacttgaacccaggtctcctgcctcctccctttcTGTCTCATCTCATTGTTCCAGGCTGGACCAATTGATTTTCTGAGAGCCCAGCTGGGCACTGACCCTGCTCTGTACTTCCAGGGGCTTGGAAGGACACACACAAACCCCAAGGTTCTGCCAAGAAGGCAGGTGGCATGGGAATTTGTCCTACCCTAAAGGAACAGCCAGTCCTGGGAATGGCAAAAGATAAAGATAACTGAAACATTAGTTAatagttgtttctttttccccttgtGATCTTGAACATTATGATAACCAGTAACAAAGGGGAGTTATAAAGCCCagatgagataataaatgtgaaagAGCTTTGCAAACTGTGAAGTGTTATATACATGGTGTCCTGAGTATCTCTTGAGACAAAGGGCATGTTGTTAATAGCCATTTGTTGGAGAAGAGTAGTCTGTGCCGCAGCAGGGAATTGCTGACTGCCTTAGCCGCAGGCCTCCTGAACCTGGAAACACCCTGATAACTCTTGTAACTGTCAGCAAGGCTGAGAGCATCAATGTTGCCGATGGGTATCACTGTGTTTCTTTGTCCCAGGCCTCAGGGCTGGCTGAGTAGCTGGCTGCCTGCTTGGCGCCCCACTTCCATGTCTCAGCTGAAGAATGTGGAAGCCAGGATCCTCCAGTGTAAGTAGAAGGGATGGCTTATCCCGCCTCCATCAGGAGGTCCAAAGATACAGGATCTCTCCAGGGTCTGCTACACTGAGCCCACTGATTCCTGATTAACGGTGCTTAGGGTAGAGGGAAAATATGTCAGTGATTTGAGAAGGGATTTGCACAGAGGACACCATAGTGTATGATTGTGGTTTCTCTACAGCTCCTTCTGTCTCCATTATGCTAGTTCCTGGCACATCCCGCAACTTCACTTCAAACCCAACACCAActatcaacacacacacatatctacacattctctttcccccctttcttctcccccattcctcccttcttcctattttttttaaatttatttatgatagtcacacacagagagagaggcagagacacaggcagagggagaagcaggctccatgcaccgggagcccgacgtgggattcgatcccgggtctccaggatcgcgccctgggccaaaggcaggcgccaaattgctgcgccacccagggatccctcctcccttcttccttttctccctctcttcttccaaaCACATAAGCACTTCTCAGATTTACCACCTTGCAACTTGAGGACCAGCAGCAGTCCTATATTCTCTAATATTGCTATCCATGTATTCCATCCAGTTAGGCCCACCACTTACCTGGTTACTACAGTTAGTTTGGGATTCCCACAGACCCACTCTCTTGGGCAGTACTATGTTGGGGCAGGGCATCCTGTGATTGACAGCAGCCACAGGCTCAAACAAGACCCATGGGCCTCATCTGCCCATATCTCCCCGCCCTGCACCCACTGCCCAGTCATGGAAACCCTCTGTTCCCATGGGCCTGAGTGGCACAGCTGCAGAACAGCCACAGCTTTGAAGCCTCCTCCCAGGATCCAGGCAACTtcccagccccccagctgccCTGTCACGTGACAGTTATCATGCCAGCAGAGTAAGCACTGCACACCATCAGTCTCCAAGAGGAATAAGCCTGTGGCTCAGTCCATACCCATCACCCCTCCATCGGGCTCAGCTCTAGTCGGAAGACACCCCCCAGTGTCTCCCAGACACCCCCAGTGAGGATGCTTCTGTCCATCTTTTGAGTTCCAAGCACACACAGTACTGGAGTGGTAGATGCAGGAGCTCTGTAAGGCCAATGGGGTCACTACAACACTGGGCCCAAAGGAACCTGGACATAATTTGAAGGAATAAGATGGCCCCTCTAATTACCTAGAGACTAGATGGCCTACAGATCATGCTTAGATTTGATCTCTTAGAGCATGTGATCAGAGGGttgtgaaaggaaagaaatgaggaaggtTTGGCAACAGAGTGGAGAAGCTGAAGCACACATGACAGCACAGTCAGAAAACAGTCTTCTTGTTCTGCCCTGTgttcccctctccccaggcctcCAGAACAAGTTCCTGGCCCGATATGTGTCCCTCCCAAATCAGAACAAGATCTGGACGGTAACGGTGAGTCCGGAGCTGAGAGATCGCACCCCCCTGGTGATGGTGCATGGCTTCGGGGGTGGCGTAGGCCTCTGGATCCTCAATATGGATTCACTGAGTGCCCGTCGCACGCTGCACACCTTCGATCTACTTGGCTTTGGGCGAAGCTCAAGGCCAACGTTCCCGAGGGACCCTGAAGGGGCCGAGGACGAGTTTGTGACATCAATAGAAACGTGGCGGGAGACCATGGGGATCCCCAGTATGATCCTCCTGGGGCATAGTTTGGGAGGATTCCTGGCCACCTCTTACTCTATCAAGTACCCTGAAAGGTAAGGAAAAGTCACACCTCTTGCTCATGACCTAACTCCTTGTCCCACTTGGAACCTTACAATATTAGTTTCCGATGGTTCTCTTCTTCCAGGGCAAGTTAAGGGCCATGGTACCTCCAAGAACATACaacttgtcttttcctttttcctcctttagaGTTAAACACCTCATCCTGGTGGATCCCTGGGGGTTTCCTCTTCGACCGACTGACCCCAGTGAGATCCGTGCACCCCCAACCTGGTTCAA contains:
- the ABHD4 gene encoding (Lyso)-N-acylphosphatidylethanolamine lipase isoform X2: MSQLKNVEARILQCLQNKFLARYVSLPNQNKIWTVTVSPELRDRTPLVMVHGFGGGVGLWILNMDSLSARRTLHTFDLLGFGRSSRPTFPRDPEGAEDEFVTSIETWRETMGIPSMILLGHSLGGFLATSYSIKYPERVKHLILVDPWGFPLRPTDPSEIRAPPTWFKAVVSVLGRSNPLAVLRVAGPWGPGLVQRFRPDFKRKFADFFEDDTISEYIYHCNAQNPSGETAFKAMMESFGWARRPMLERIHLIRKDVPITMIYGANTWIDTSTGKKVKMQRPDSYVRDMEIEGASHHVYADQPHIFNSVVEEICDSVD
- the ABHD4 gene encoding (Lyso)-N-acylphosphatidylethanolamine lipase isoform X1, encoding MGRLGSTRRGLFTMADDLEPQPQGWLSSWLPAWRPTSMSQLKNVEARILQCLQNKFLARYVSLPNQNKIWTVTVSPELRDRTPLVMVHGFGGGVGLWILNMDSLSARRTLHTFDLLGFGRSSRPTFPRDPEGAEDEFVTSIETWRETMGIPSMILLGHSLGGFLATSYSIKYPERVKHLILVDPWGFPLRPTDPSEIRAPPTWFKAVVSVLGRSNPLAVLRVAGPWGPGLVQRFRPDFKRKFADFFEDDTISEYIYHCNAQNPSGETAFKAMMESFGWARRPMLERIHLIRKDVPITMIYGANTWIDTSTGKKVKMQRPDSYVRDMEIEGASHHVYADQPHIFNSVVEEICDSVD